A DNA window from Cutaneotrichosporon cavernicola HIS019 DNA, chromosome: 2 contains the following coding sequences:
- the GAL1 gene encoding uncharacterized protein (Galactokinase galactose-binding signature) has translation MEFQPTEHPHRRFNPLMGRHVLVSPHRTKRPWNGQVEPPHKERLPSYDEGCYLCPRNTRMGGHVNPPYKDTFVFNNDFPALLPDALPTNEGPVPPSSAATASMDSLFASEPTRGRCSVICFHPRHDLTLARMSVPEIVSVVQKWRDVYLAEGKFLLASGSPDGYVQIFENRGAMMGASAPHPHGQVWSLSYVPDEPATELENLKAYAAAHSKGANGVNGHTNGYTNGHANGYTNGHAAPCRGDGAPCLLCSYAHEEVQRGERVVAIDEEGGWVAVVPFWAVWPFETMVLPYKRHIPSLAQMTPAEDEGLARVLKTLLVRYDNLFKNPFPYSMGLHQAPIAPVDPDSDPSHAHFHFYPPLLRSASVRKFLVGFEMLGEAQRDLTAEQAAARLRSLDDIHYHDIESRAVSRVPSPEGKPRTSPLKPKDEAEVRNADRPIPLFKDLAEVYPTSGVLREGKRWDSLTTQFKERYNAVASHVVRAPGRVNILGEHVDYSLFPVLPAAIEQDILIALRVRNDNTVRVANSLPSFKPAEFSLSHNGQAWDAGLVPPKDGGGWENYLKVALLECLERFFPNGGKPAGLDVLITGNVPPGAGLSSSAAMVVSSVLLFLTANNLVDKVTKGDVVAMAIASEHRMGLRTGGMDQAASALSLKGSLLHLSFDPKLETEPVPLPSGLAVVITNSLAPHSLADSAPERYNLRVVEVLCASRLLLHAWGIDPPPSRQVGEDRRIWLKETLDMLGKKASYPELYQQALDALPSVLGAHPEGWTQEQMVAVSGMRPGCFQKTYLDFVPVRAERFKLLQRAEHTFAESLRVERFVQLCKSKNECKEVGAELGQLINASHESLRDLFECTVPEVEALRDVCLRHGALGARQTGGGWGGAVISLLPVGEVAGFLEKVKRDYAPYASLSAEELDEAVFATLPGVGAGVYTV, from the exons ATGGAGTTCCAACCTACAGAGCATCCACACCGACGAT TCAACCCCCTGATGGGGCGTCATGTCCTCGTCTCGCCACACCGGACCAAGCGGCCTTGGAAC GGCCAGGTTGAACCACCACACAAGGAGAGGCTCCCTTCGTACGATGAGGGCTGCTACCTCTGTCCCCGCAACACGCGTATGGGCGGTCACGTCAACCCACCATACAAGGACACTTTTGTGTTCAACAACGACTTCCCCGCGCTCCTTCCCGATGCGCTGCCGACCAACGAGGGGCCTgtgccgccgagctcagcCGCCACCGCGTCCATGGACTCGCTCTTCGCCTCGGAGCCGACGCGTGGCCGCTGCTCCGTCATCTGCTTCCACCCGCGCCATGATCTCACGCTCGCACGCATGAGCGTGCCCGAGATCGTGTCTGTTGTGCAGAAATGGCGCGACGtctacctcgccgagggcaagtTCCTGCTGGCCTCAGGCTCGCCGGATGGATACGTGCAGATCTTCGAG AACCGTGGAGCGATGATGGGCGCGAGCGCACCACACCCCCACGGGCAGGTGTGGTCTCTCTCGTACGTGCCAGATGAGCCTGCTACCGAACTCGAGAACCTCAAGGCGtacgcggcggcgcatTCGAAGGGTGCCAACGGTGTGAACGGGCACACTAACGGATACACCAATGGCCACGCAAACGGATACACCAACGGGCACGCGGCACCGTGCCGCGGTGACGGGGCGCCATGCCTCCTCTGTAGCTATGCGCACGAAGAGGTGCAGCGGGGCGAACgtgtcgtcgccatcgacgaggagggcgggtGGGTCGCCGTCGTTCCGTTCTGGGCGGTCTGGCCCTTCGAGACAATGGTCCTCCCGTACAAGCGGCACATTCCGTCGCTGGCGCAGATGACGCCagccgaggatgagggcctcgcgcgcgtcctcaaGACCCTGCTCGTCCGCTACGACAACCTCTTTAAGAACCCATTCCCTTACAGCATGGGCCTGCACCAGGCGCCAATTGCACCTGTGGACCCCGACTCGGACCCCTCACACGCCCACTTCCACTTCTACCCACCCCTACTGCGGTCTGCGAGTGTGCGCAAGTTCCTCGTCGGCTTCGAGATGCTCGGCGAAGCACAACGCGACCTCACGGCGGAGCAGGCAGCCGCGCGGCTGCGCAGCCTCGATGACATTCACTACCACGACATTGAGAGCCGGGCAGTGTCCCGCGTCCCAAGCCCCGAGGGCAAACCCCGCACCTCGCccctcaagcccaaggaTGAGGCGGAGGTACGGAACGCCGACCGCCCCATCCCCCTCTTTAaggacctcgccgaggttTACCCCACCAGCGGGGTTCTGCGTGAGGGGAAGCGGTGGGACAGCCTCACGACCCAGTTCAAGGAGCGGTACAACGCCGTGGCGAGCCACGTCGTGCGCGCCCCTGGGCGCGTCAacatcctcggcgagcacgtCGACTACTCGCTCTTCCCCGTTCTCCCCGCTGCGATCGAGCAGGACATCCTCATCGCTCTCCGCGTCAGGAATGACAACACTGTGCGGGTGGCCAACTCTCTGCCGTCTTTCAAGCCAGCCGAGTTTAGCCTCTCGCACAACGGCCAGGCATGGGACGCGGGCCTAGTCCCACCCAAGGACGGCGGAGGGTGGGAGAACTACCTCAAGGTCGCTCTGCTCGAGTGTCTCGAGCGCTTTTTCCCTAACGGCGGCAAGCCGGCCGGTCTCGACGTGCTCATCACGGGCAACGTCCCACCCGGGGCCGGGCTCAGTTCATCAGCGGCCATGGTCGTGTCCTCTgttctcctcttcctcaccgcCAACAACCTCGTTGACAAGGTAACCAAGGGCGATGTTGTGGCGATGGCTATTGCCAGCGAGCACCGCATGGGCCTCCGCACCGGCGGGATGGACCaggccgcctcggcgctctcgctcAAGGGCTCCCTCCTTCATCTCTCCTTCGaccccaagctcgagaCTGAGCCCGTGCCCCTGCCCTCCGGCCTCGCGGTCGTGATCACCAACTCGCTCGCGCCACACTCACTGGCCGATTCCGCTCCTGAGCGGTACAACTTGCGCGTAGTTGAGGTTCTCTGCGCCTCCCGCCTTCTCCTACACGCGTGGGGCATCGACCcaccgccgtcgaggcAGGTCGGTGAAGATCGCCGCATCTGGCTCAAGGAGACTCTCGACATGCTGGGCAAAAAGGCGAGCTACCCCGAGCTGTACCAGCAGGCACTCGATGCGCTGCCGTCCGTCCTCGGTGCCCATCCTGAGGGGTGGACGCAGGAACAGATGGTCGCGGTCAGCGGCATGCGTCCAGGCTGCTTCCAGAAAACGTACCTCGACTTTGTGCCCGTacgcgccgagcgcttCAAGCTCCTACAACGCGCGGAGCATACCTTTGCCGAGTCACTACGTGTTGAGCGCTTCGTGCAGCTCTGCAAGTCGAAGAACGAGTGCAAGGAGGTGGGGGCTGAGCTGGGCCAGCTCATCAACGCGAGTCACGAAAGCCTGCGAGACCTCTTCGAATGCACTGtgcccgaggtcgaggcgctccgCGACGTCTGCTTAAGACATGGGGCGCTTGGGGCACGCCAGACCGGCGGCGGTTGGGGCGGCGCAGTCATTTCCCTTCTTCCTGTCGGGGAAGTGGCCGGGTTCCTGGAAAAGGTGAAGCGCGACTACGCGCCATATGCTAGCCTCAgcgcggaggagctcgatGAGGCTGTGTTCGCGACGCTCCCGGGCGTCGGGGCCGGCGTGTACACTGTCTAG
- the PRE8 gene encoding uncharacterized protein (Proteasome subunit A N-terminal signature Add an annotation) yields the protein MAAPGGGGAYSFSLTTFSPSGKLVQIEHALAAVAGGTTSLGIKATNGVVLATEKKDVSSLIDASVIEKVAPICPNIGIVYSGMGPDFRVLVAKARKIAQAYWKVYGEYPPTKVLVQEVAAVMQKATQSGGVRPYGISLLIAGWDAHRGQSLYQVDPSGSYWAWKASAIGKNMVNGKTFLEKRYNDDLSLEDAIHTALLTLKEGFEGQMTAETIEIGIVTVPTPEQQVAPSGERAPPTFRKLTEQEVRDYLSL from the exons ATGGCAGCaccaggaggaggcggcgccTACTC CTTCTCCCTCAcgaccttctcgccctcgggcAAGCTCGTGCAGATCGAGCAcgccctcgcggccgtTGCTGGCGGCACTACCTCGCTCGGCATCAAGG CAACAAacggcgtcgtcctcgcaaccgagaagaaggacgtcTCTTCACTCATCGACGCGTCCGTCATCGAGAAGGTGGCGCCGATCTGCCCCAACATTGGCATCGTGTATTCTGGTATGGGGCCCGACTTCCGtgtgctcgtcgccaaggcGCGCAAGATTGCGCAGGCCTACTGGAAGGTGTACGGCGAGTACCCTCCTACCAAAGTGCTCGTGCAGGAGGTTGCGGCGGTGATGCAGAAGGCGACGCAGTCGGG TGGTGTCCGTCCGTACGGTATCTCCCTGCTTATTGCTGGGTGGGACGCACACCGTGGACAGTCGCTGTACCAGGTCGACCCGTCGGGGTCTTACTGGGCATGGAaggcgagcgcgatcgGGAAGAACATGGTCAACGGCAAGACGTTCCTTGAGAAGCG ctaCAACGACGACTtgtcgctcgaggacgcaATCCAcaccgccctcctcacACTCAAGGAGGGATTTGAGGGACAGATGACGGCTGAGACGATCGAGATTGGTATCGTCACCGTCCCCACGCCTGAGCAGCAGGTCGCCCcgagcggcgagcgcgcgccgcccacgTTCCGCAAACTCACCGAGCAGGAGGTGCGCGACTACCTCTCACTGTAG